A genomic window from Archocentrus centrarchus isolate MPI-CPG fArcCen1 chromosome 2, fArcCen1, whole genome shotgun sequence includes:
- the cavin2b gene encoding caveolae-associated protein 2b — MVTTETHQSQDLLVPPQNQDQQDPENQQEEDPASPSSQLMGFDPEKMSQGPVNAITVLTLLDKLVNMLDAVQENQHKMEVHQMEMEGVVRGIQADMTKLSKSHSHTSNTVSKLLDKSRKLSVTMKEIRDKMERQGMQVKKLQANHAHLINRNNFRVLIFQEENEIPSTVFVKDPPPYPRDEILEEGEEGSIDVNCSQEGGLHTIDLSSDEDVGLEAEIEDEEVWPQDLENMEKSRAEKLKHSSLKKVDSLKKAFSRQNIEKKMTKIGTKIVSAEQREKIKQRTSSLKVSPLSFHIRKPRSSSDSQPPEASAPTEESLTTEADIQLSPLGSTDQEVSFTEVHAQLAPDEPQEEMVKKEMKEEKEVVKDQETSVVVEANVSVVSEGVGEEYALSSTLPQEEKGEEEKVDEF, encoded by the exons ATGGTGACCACGGAGACTCACCAGTCTCAGGACCTTCTGGTCCCCCCACAGAACCAGGACCAGCAGGACCCGGAGAACCAGCAAGAAGAGGACCCAGCCTCGCCCTCTTCCCAACTCATGGGATTCGATCCAGAGAAGATGAGTCAGGGCCCCGTCAACGCCATCACAGTCCTCACCCTGCTGGATAAGCTGGTCAATATGCTGGACGCCGTGCAGGAAAACCAGCACAAGATGGAG GTGCACCAGATGGAGATGGAGGGCGTGGTCAGAGGGATCCAGGCTGACATGACCAAACTTTCCAAGAGTCACAGTCACACCTCGAACACCGTCAGCAAACTGCTGGACAAGAGCCGCAAGCTGTCTGTCACCATGAAGGAG ATTCGTGATAAGATGGAGCGCCAGGGCATGCAGGTGAAGAAGCTGCAGGCGAACCATGCCCATCTGATCAACAGGAACAACTTCAGAGTCCTCATCTTCCAG GAGGAGAACGAGATCCCCTCCACTGTTTTTGTGAAGGATCCTCCTCCATACCCTCGGGATGAGATTTTGGAGGAAGGTGAGGAAGGCAGCATTGATGTCAACTGTTCCCAAGAGGGTGGGCTCCATACTATTGACCTGTCATCTGACGAAGATGTGGGGCTGGAGGCAGAGATAGAGGATGAGGAGGTGTGGCCTCAAGATTTGGAGAACATGGAGAAGTCCAGAGCTGAGAAACTGAAACATTCCAGTCTGAAGAAG gTCGACAGCCTGAAGAAGGCATTCTCCAGGCAGAACATTGAGAAGAAGATGACAAAGATTGGAACAAAGATAGTTTCTGCAGAACAAAGAGAGAAGATCAAACAGAGGACCTCCAGCTTGAAGGTTTCACCTTTGAGCTTCCACATCAGGAAG cctCGCAGTAGCTCTGATTCTCAGCCTCCAGAGGCCTCTGCTCCAACTGAGGAGTCACTTACTACTGAAGCCGACATCCAGCTCTCCCCACTGGGAAGCACTGACCAGGAGGTCTCCTTCACAGAGGTTCATGCCCAGCTGGCCCCAGATGAGCCACAGGAAGAGATGGTGAAAAAGGAGATGAAAGAAGAGAAGGAGGTGGTGAAAGACCAGGAGACATCTGTTGTGGTGGAGGCTAATGTGTCAGTGGTTTCTGAGGGAGTTGGAGAAGAGTATGCGCTGTCCTCCACACTCCCTCaggaggagaaaggagaggaggagaaggtggaTGAATTCTAA